In Apium graveolens cultivar Ventura chromosome 10, ASM990537v1, whole genome shotgun sequence, the following are encoded in one genomic region:
- the LOC141690254 gene encoding uncharacterized protein LOC141690254 isoform X3: MVMYFLVLSITSLPNTFSITTTTHNLVVKFLRMESTTAVEPTELPPELQKPLVPVPEAEQKNKRKVLVAIDNSESSFYALQWALDNLFKNSSTVQSSTETSQQDSETLTVVHVMPPFHQYVYPAGAPGIYAANTVVDSVRKGQSEIAAGLLGRAMKLCKDKNVKAESLLLEGDPKDMICQIVQETHVDLLVLGSRGLGMIKRAFLGSVSNYCVHHAKCPVLIVRPPKESTHHQKSGE; this comes from the exons ATGGTGATGTACTTTCTCGTCCTCTCTATAACATCTCTACCAAATACTTTTTCTATTACCACTACAACACATAACCTGGTTGTGAAATTTCTGAGAATGGAGAGCACGACAGCAGTTGAGCCTACCGAGCTGCCGCCGGAGTTGCAGAAGCCACTAGTTCCTGTACCAGAGGCGGAACAGAAGAACAAGCGAAAGGTATTGGTGGCTATTGATAACAGTGAGTCAAGCTTTTATGCTTTGCAGTGGGCTCTTGATAATCTTTTCAAAAACTCGAGCACCGTCCAATCTTCTACAGAGACGAGCCAGCAGGATTCTGAGACGCTTACCGTAGTTCATGTCATGCCCCCTTTCCACCAATATGTCTATCCTGCAGGTGCACCTG GGATTTACGCAGCAAATACCGTGGTAGACTCAGTAAGGAAGGGACAGTCGGAAATAGCAGCAGGGTTACTTGGTCGTGCGATGAAACTGTGCAAAGACAAGAATGTAAAAGCAGAGAGTCTGCTGCTTGAAGGGGACCCGAAGGACATGATTTGTCAAATTGTTCAGGAGACTCATGTTGATCTTCTTGTTCTGGGCAGCCGTGGACTTGGAATGATCAAAAG GGCATTTTTGGGAAGTGTGAGCAATTACTGTGTGCACCATGCAAAATGTCCTGTCCTCATCGTGAGACCACCCAAGGAATCCACTCATCATCAGAAGTCCGGGGAGTAG
- the LOC141690254 gene encoding uncharacterized protein LOC141690254 isoform X1 gives MVMYFLVLSITSLPNTFSITTTTHNLVVKFLRMESTTAVEPTELPPELQKPLVPVPEAEQKNKRKVLVAIDNSESSFYALQWALDNLFKNSSTVQSSTETSQQDSETLTVVHVMPPFHQYVYPAGAPGPQFVLGTGIYAANTVVDSVRKGQSEIAAGLLGRAMKLCKDKNVKAESLLLEGDPKDMICQIVQETHVDLLVLGSRGLGMIKRAFLGSVSNYCVHHAKCPVLIVRPPKESTHHQKSGE, from the exons ATGGTGATGTACTTTCTCGTCCTCTCTATAACATCTCTACCAAATACTTTTTCTATTACCACTACAACACATAACCTGGTTGTGAAATTTCTGAGAATGGAGAGCACGACAGCAGTTGAGCCTACCGAGCTGCCGCCGGAGTTGCAGAAGCCACTAGTTCCTGTACCAGAGGCGGAACAGAAGAACAAGCGAAAGGTATTGGTGGCTATTGATAACAGTGAGTCAAGCTTTTATGCTTTGCAGTGGGCTCTTGATAATCTTTTCAAAAACTCGAGCACCGTCCAATCTTCTACAGAGACGAGCCAGCAGGATTCTGAGACGCTTACCGTAGTTCATGTCATGCCCCCTTTCCACCAATATGTCTATCCTGCAGGTGCACCTG GGCCTCAATTTGTTCTTGGGACAGGGATTTACGCAGCAAATACCGTGGTAGACTCAGTAAGGAAGGGACAGTCGGAAATAGCAGCAGGGTTACTTGGTCGTGCGATGAAACTGTGCAAAGACAAGAATGTAAAAGCAGAGAGTCTGCTGCTTGAAGGGGACCCGAAGGACATGATTTGTCAAATTGTTCAGGAGACTCATGTTGATCTTCTTGTTCTGGGCAGCCGTGGACTTGGAATGATCAAAAG GGCATTTTTGGGAAGTGTGAGCAATTACTGTGTGCACCATGCAAAATGTCCTGTCCTCATCGTGAGACCACCCAAGGAATCCACTCATCATCAGAAGTCCGGGGAGTAG
- the LOC141690254 gene encoding uncharacterized protein LOC141690254 isoform X2: MVMYFLVLSITSLPNTFSITTTTHNLVVKFLRMESTTAVEPTELPPELQKPLVPVPEAEQKNKRKVLVAIDNSESSFYALQWALDNLFKNSSTVQSSTETSQQDSETLTVVHVMPPFHQYVYPAGPQFVLGTGIYAANTVVDSVRKGQSEIAAGLLGRAMKLCKDKNVKAESLLLEGDPKDMICQIVQETHVDLLVLGSRGLGMIKRAFLGSVSNYCVHHAKCPVLIVRPPKESTHHQKSGE, encoded by the exons ATGGTGATGTACTTTCTCGTCCTCTCTATAACATCTCTACCAAATACTTTTTCTATTACCACTACAACACATAACCTGGTTGTGAAATTTCTGAGAATGGAGAGCACGACAGCAGTTGAGCCTACCGAGCTGCCGCCGGAGTTGCAGAAGCCACTAGTTCCTGTACCAGAGGCGGAACAGAAGAACAAGCGAAAGGTATTGGTGGCTATTGATAACAGTGAGTCAAGCTTTTATGCTTTGCAGTGGGCTCTTGATAATCTTTTCAAAAACTCGAGCACCGTCCAATCTTCTACAGAGACGAGCCAGCAGGATTCTGAGACGCTTACCGTAGTTCATGTCATGCCCCCTTTCCACCAATATGTCTATCCTGCAG GGCCTCAATTTGTTCTTGGGACAGGGATTTACGCAGCAAATACCGTGGTAGACTCAGTAAGGAAGGGACAGTCGGAAATAGCAGCAGGGTTACTTGGTCGTGCGATGAAACTGTGCAAAGACAAGAATGTAAAAGCAGAGAGTCTGCTGCTTGAAGGGGACCCGAAGGACATGATTTGTCAAATTGTTCAGGAGACTCATGTTGATCTTCTTGTTCTGGGCAGCCGTGGACTTGGAATGATCAAAAG GGCATTTTTGGGAAGTGTGAGCAATTACTGTGTGCACCATGCAAAATGTCCTGTCCTCATCGTGAGACCACCCAAGGAATCCACTCATCATCAGAAGTCCGGGGAGTAG
- the LOC141690254 gene encoding uncharacterized protein LOC141690254 isoform X4, which produces MVMYFLVLSITSLPNTFSITTTTHNLVVKFLRMESTTAVEPTELPPELQKPLVPVPEAEQKNKRKVLVAIDNSESSFYALQWALDNLFKNSSTVQSSTETSQQDSETLTVVHVMPPFHQYVYPAGIYAANTVVDSVRKGQSEIAAGLLGRAMKLCKDKNVKAESLLLEGDPKDMICQIVQETHVDLLVLGSRGLGMIKRAFLGSVSNYCVHHAKCPVLIVRPPKESTHHQKSGE; this is translated from the exons ATGGTGATGTACTTTCTCGTCCTCTCTATAACATCTCTACCAAATACTTTTTCTATTACCACTACAACACATAACCTGGTTGTGAAATTTCTGAGAATGGAGAGCACGACAGCAGTTGAGCCTACCGAGCTGCCGCCGGAGTTGCAGAAGCCACTAGTTCCTGTACCAGAGGCGGAACAGAAGAACAAGCGAAAGGTATTGGTGGCTATTGATAACAGTGAGTCAAGCTTTTATGCTTTGCAGTGGGCTCTTGATAATCTTTTCAAAAACTCGAGCACCGTCCAATCTTCTACAGAGACGAGCCAGCAGGATTCTGAGACGCTTACCGTAGTTCATGTCATGCCCCCTTTCCACCAATATGTCTATCCTGCAG GGATTTACGCAGCAAATACCGTGGTAGACTCAGTAAGGAAGGGACAGTCGGAAATAGCAGCAGGGTTACTTGGTCGTGCGATGAAACTGTGCAAAGACAAGAATGTAAAAGCAGAGAGTCTGCTGCTTGAAGGGGACCCGAAGGACATGATTTGTCAAATTGTTCAGGAGACTCATGTTGATCTTCTTGTTCTGGGCAGCCGTGGACTTGGAATGATCAAAAG GGCATTTTTGGGAAGTGTGAGCAATTACTGTGTGCACCATGCAAAATGTCCTGTCCTCATCGTGAGACCACCCAAGGAATCCACTCATCATCAGAAGTCCGGGGAGTAG